In Amycolatopsis sp. EV170708-02-1, the following are encoded in one genomic region:
- a CDS encoding sensor histidine kinase, translated as MAKRPPSFLVTLLRRGAPALATATSELSDEVGDPTPMRALRRIQQMSGPIDTAHRDNLLLRAARYVALVPLVYRLFAVPGAFGVYVSTHGMIGIGPVGLVALGSVGLSLYGIRWMLRSAPFRPQHAARLLAIDLVFTLLAPLAVGALVPASVFTEAMAVPGKHLLGEVALLALALGMPAAAALAVVSFPVRMLASVFGTGHAAPGDAMATFPAILGVLFTASGALVLIGLGTRLALAYGIRNGRIAERARQHRMLHDSVLQTLEAIALANKGDPAARLAEVQRLARAQSMELRRTIENEASERSEAGSRPLGEKLASLAAEMARDGLRAQLVIAELDDDTLSEVRQIAIRDAVRESLRNTLKHAGTDKVVVRVEEQEGGVAVITRDHGAGFSLDTRPAGFGISESITARLNEVGGTARVESAPGNGTRVTLWVPF; from the coding sequence ATGGCGAAGCGGCCGCCCAGTTTCCTGGTGACTTTGCTGCGCCGTGGCGCGCCCGCGCTGGCGACGGCGACGAGCGAGCTGTCGGACGAGGTCGGCGACCCGACACCGATGCGCGCGCTGCGGCGGATCCAGCAGATGTCCGGCCCCATCGACACGGCCCATCGCGACAACCTGCTGCTCAGGGCAGCCCGCTACGTCGCCCTCGTCCCGCTGGTCTACCGGCTCTTCGCGGTGCCCGGCGCGTTCGGCGTCTACGTCTCCACCCACGGCATGATCGGGATCGGCCCGGTCGGGCTGGTGGCGCTCGGCTCGGTCGGGCTGTCGCTCTACGGGATCCGGTGGATGCTGCGTTCGGCGCCGTTCCGCCCGCAGCACGCCGCCCGGCTGCTGGCGATCGACCTCGTGTTCACCCTGCTCGCGCCGTTGGCCGTCGGTGCGCTGGTGCCGGCTTCGGTCTTCACCGAGGCGATGGCGGTGCCCGGCAAGCACCTGCTCGGCGAGGTCGCGCTGCTGGCGCTGGCGCTGGGCATGCCCGCCGCCGCGGCGCTCGCCGTCGTCAGCTTCCCGGTGCGGATGCTGGCGTCGGTGTTCGGCACCGGTCACGCCGCGCCCGGCGACGCGATGGCCACCTTCCCGGCGATCCTCGGTGTCCTTTTCACCGCGAGCGGTGCCCTCGTCCTGATCGGGCTCGGCACCCGGCTGGCCCTCGCGTACGGCATCCGCAACGGCCGGATCGCCGAACGCGCCCGCCAGCATCGGATGCTGCACGACTCCGTGTTGCAGACCCTCGAAGCGATCGCGCTGGCCAACAAGGGCGATCCGGCCGCGCGGCTCGCGGAGGTGCAGCGGCTGGCGCGGGCGCAATCGATGGAGCTGCGGCGGACGATCGAGAACGAGGCGTCGGAACGGTCTGAGGCCGGTTCGCGGCCGCTGGGCGAGAAGCTCGCGTCGCTGGCGGCGGAGATGGCGCGGGACGGGCTGCGCGCCCAGCTCGTGATCGCCGAGCTCGACGACGACACGCTTTCCGAGGTCCGGCAGATCGCCATCCGCGACGCCGTCCGCGAGTCGCTGCGCAACACCCTCAAACACGCGGGGACGGACAAGGTCGTGGTGCGGGTCGAGGAGCAGGAAGGCGGCGTCGCGGTGATCACGCGCGATCACGGCGCCGGGTTCAGCCTCGACACCCGGCCCGCCGGTTTCGGGATCAGCGAGTCCATCACCGCCCGCCTGAACGAGGTCGGCGGGACCGCGAGGGTGGAGTCGGCTCCGGGCAATGGCACCAGAGTCACCCTTTGGGTGCCTTTCTGA
- a CDS encoding LLM class flavin-dependent oxidoreductase produces the protein MGILLSALELAIVEDGRAATEVLASTATVTTKLEELGYHRVWIAEHHGSPAIATASPPVLAAHLAAVTSSIRVGSGGVMAPNHAPLAVAEQFATLSALHPGRIDLGVGRGPGTFDEKIVRALRRGADPATDEDYRADVAELLRHLAGETGIRVLPGEVPTPEPWLLCSSAAGALLAAELGLPIAVAHHIRPQNTAEVLRAYRENFKPSQWREEPYVILCVETICADTDAEAAYVAGPCAVIKSYLLNGEGGDLAFPTREQAATHEFTPESKELIAQFTAAQAHGGPAKVVRSLKDLAAATGADELMLTAPVYDAAARARSYELVAKAF, from the coding sequence ATGGGGATCCTGCTTTCCGCGCTCGAACTCGCCATCGTCGAGGACGGCCGCGCGGCCACCGAAGTACTCGCGTCGACAGCCACCGTCACCACGAAACTGGAGGAACTGGGGTATCACCGCGTCTGGATCGCGGAGCACCACGGCTCGCCCGCCATCGCCACGGCTTCGCCGCCGGTGCTGGCCGCGCATCTGGCGGCGGTGACGTCGTCGATCCGGGTCGGCTCCGGCGGGGTGATGGCACCGAACCACGCCCCGCTGGCGGTCGCCGAGCAGTTCGCGACGCTTTCGGCGCTGCACCCCGGCCGGATCGACCTCGGCGTCGGGCGTGGGCCCGGCACCTTCGACGAGAAGATCGTCCGCGCGTTGCGGCGGGGCGCCGATCCGGCGACGGACGAGGACTACCGCGCCGACGTCGCCGAGCTGCTGCGGCATCTGGCCGGGGAGACCGGGATCCGGGTGCTGCCCGGCGAGGTGCCGACGCCGGAGCCGTGGCTGCTGTGCTCCAGCGCGGCCGGCGCCCTGCTCGCCGCCGAGCTCGGCCTACCGATCGCGGTCGCGCACCACATCCGTCCGCAGAACACCGCCGAGGTGCTGCGGGCGTATCGCGAGAACTTCAAGCCGTCCCAGTGGCGCGAAGAGCCGTACGTGATCCTCTGCGTCGAGACCATCTGCGCGGACACAGACGCCGAAGCGGCCTACGTCGCCGGGCCGTGCGCGGTGATCAAGTCGTACCTGCTGAACGGCGAGGGCGGCGACCTCGCCTTCCCGACCAGGGAGCAGGCCGCCACGCACGAGTTCACCCCGGAATCGAAGGAGCTGATCGCTCAGTTCACCGCCGCGCAGGCGCACGGCGGACCGGCGAAGGTGGTGCGGTCGCTGAAGGATCTCGCTGCGGCCACCGGTGCCGACGAGCTGATGCTGACGGCACCGGTGTACGACGCGGCCGCGCGGGCCCGCTCCTACGAGCTGGTCGCGAAGGCGTTCTGA
- the murJ gene encoding murein biosynthesis integral membrane protein MurJ, whose protein sequence is MPPGQGTPPPPTRRQPVPPPQGPPLPQPSQSQAPRRPAAPQPPQALNQTPPPPHRGRRQPPPVRPWQVDRRDEADATRFIPRTPGVPMGSRWPVADPDVLRPYDQLATQVMPAIKDAPLVKPRPGDTGEQDVAAPAKAPSIAKSSGRMAIASLISRITGFAWKLLLVAAIGAQVENDSFNVANTMPNIIFELLMGGVLSSLVVPLLVRSQDDKDGGEAYTQRLVTVAGTLLVVGTTIAVFAAPLITKLYVDDKGQANPELVTAFAYLLLPQIFFYGVFALLSAVLNAKNIFGPTAWAPVINNLVVIFTILVVWIMPGNISTDPVSITDPKLLTLGIGVTSGIVAQSVLLIPPLLRSGFKFKWRWGIDKRMKEFGGLALWTVGYVAVSQVGYTITTRVLTSGSQGGVTAYSNAWLLFQLPYGVIGVSLLTAIMPRMSRAAADGDHKKLIGDLSYASRISTVMLVPISAVMTVVGGSVGIALFTLGKGTVEDASRMGEALAISAFALLPYALVMLQMRVFYAMKDARTPVLIMIVMTVVKVPLLYLCPALLSPDNIVLGVMMVNGLTFVVGAILGQVWLWVTLGNLRSKRVLGVILFTVVASVLGVGAAWLAGQIVPDSFGPTFHAWVKLLLQTVVGIAVSFGVLIALKVEELKPATARITRLIKRG, encoded by the coding sequence ATGCCCCCTGGGCAGGGGACGCCGCCTCCGCCGACCCGCCGTCAGCCGGTGCCGCCTCCGCAGGGGCCGCCGCTGCCGCAGCCGTCGCAGAGCCAGGCACCGCGCCGTCCGGCGGCACCCCAGCCTCCGCAGGCCCTCAATCAGACACCGCCCCCGCCGCATCGCGGGCGCCGCCAGCCGCCACCGGTCCGCCCGTGGCAGGTCGACCGGCGCGACGAAGCCGACGCGACGCGGTTCATCCCGCGCACCCCCGGCGTCCCGATGGGTTCGCGCTGGCCGGTCGCCGACCCCGACGTCCTCCGCCCGTACGACCAGCTCGCCACGCAGGTCATGCCGGCGATCAAGGACGCGCCGCTGGTCAAACCGCGGCCGGGGGACACCGGCGAACAGGACGTCGCCGCCCCGGCGAAGGCGCCGTCGATCGCGAAGTCCAGCGGCCGGATGGCGATCGCGTCGCTCATCAGCCGCATCACCGGTTTCGCGTGGAAGCTGCTGCTGGTCGCGGCCATCGGCGCCCAGGTGGAGAACGACTCGTTCAACGTCGCCAACACCATGCCGAACATCATCTTCGAACTGCTGATGGGCGGGGTGCTGTCCAGCCTCGTGGTCCCGCTGCTCGTGCGGTCGCAGGACGACAAGGACGGCGGCGAGGCCTACACCCAGCGACTGGTCACGGTGGCGGGCACGCTGCTCGTCGTCGGGACGACGATCGCCGTGTTCGCCGCGCCGCTGATCACCAAGCTCTACGTCGACGACAAGGGCCAGGCGAATCCCGAGCTGGTCACCGCGTTCGCGTACCTGCTGCTGCCGCAGATCTTCTTCTACGGTGTGTTCGCGCTGCTCTCGGCGGTGCTGAACGCGAAGAACATCTTCGGCCCGACGGCGTGGGCGCCGGTGATCAACAACCTCGTCGTGATCTTCACGATCCTCGTCGTGTGGATCATGCCCGGGAACATCTCCACCGATCCGGTGTCGATCACCGACCCGAAGCTGCTGACCCTGGGCATCGGCGTGACCTCGGGCATCGTGGCGCAGTCGGTGCTGCTGATCCCGCCGCTGCTGCGGTCCGGGTTCAAGTTCAAATGGCGCTGGGGCATCGACAAGCGCATGAAGGAATTCGGCGGGCTCGCGCTGTGGACCGTCGGCTACGTCGCGGTCAGCCAGGTCGGCTACACGATCACCACCCGCGTGCTGACCAGCGGTTCGCAGGGCGGTGTGACCGCGTACAGCAACGCGTGGCTGCTCTTCCAGCTGCCGTACGGCGTCATCGGTGTGTCGCTGCTGACCGCGATCATGCCGCGGATGAGCCGCGCGGCCGCCGACGGCGACCACAAGAAGCTGATCGGCGACCTCTCCTACGCGTCGCGGATCTCGACGGTGATGCTCGTGCCGATCTCCGCGGTGATGACCGTGGTCGGTGGTTCGGTCGGTATCGCCCTGTTCACCCTGGGCAAGGGCACGGTCGAGGACGCGTCGCGGATGGGCGAGGCGCTGGCCATCTCCGCGTTCGCGCTGCTGCCGTACGCGCTGGTCATGCTTCAGATGCGGGTGTTCTACGCGATGAAGGACGCGCGGACGCCGGTGCTGATCATGATCGTGATGACCGTGGTCAAGGTGCCGCTGCTGTACCTGTGCCCCGCGTTGCTGTCGCCGGACAACATCGTGCTCGGCGTGATGATGGTCAACGGCCTCACGTTCGTCGTCGGCGCGATCCTCGGCCAGGTGTGGCTGTGGGTGACCCTCGGGAACCTCCGGAGCAAGCGCGTTCTCGGGGTGATCCTCTTCACGGTCGTCGCGAGTGTGCTCGGGGTCGGCGCGGCGTGGCTCGCCGGGCAGATCGTTCCTGACTCGTTCGGGCCTACTTTCCATGCCTGGGTGAAACTTCTCCTGCAGACGGTGGTCGGGATCGCGGTGTCGTTCGGCGTGCTCATCGCCTTGAAGGTCGAGGAATTGAAGCCCGCCACGGCGAGGATCACCCGGTTGATCAAGCGCGGATAA
- a CDS encoding NUDIX hydrolase — protein sequence MSGSAGRSGASKPGRRRRRRRGRRLTTVDETSAGGLVVDAERANAALIGRLDRHGRLLWSLPKGHIEDGETVEQTAVREVKEETGISARVLQPLGTIDYWFVAERRRVHKTVHHFILESTGGELSDEDVEVTEVAWVPLADLETKLAYSDERKLVRKAKELFAQQQHTAEGAPE from the coding sequence ATGTCTGGATCAGCCGGCCGCTCCGGCGCTTCGAAGCCGGGCCGCCGGCGGAGGCGCAGGCGGGGGCGGCGGCTGACCACGGTCGACGAAACCTCGGCCGGTGGACTCGTCGTCGACGCCGAACGGGCGAACGCCGCGCTGATCGGGCGGCTCGACCGGCACGGCAGACTGCTGTGGTCGCTGCCGAAGGGCCACATCGAGGACGGTGAAACGGTGGAGCAGACCGCGGTGCGCGAGGTGAAGGAAGAGACCGGCATCTCCGCGCGCGTCCTGCAGCCCCTCGGCACCATCGACTACTGGTTCGTGGCCGAGCGACGGCGCGTGCACAAGACGGTGCACCATTTCATCCTGGAATCCACCGGCGGCGAACTTTCGGACGAGGATGTCGAGGTGACCGAGGTCGCCTGGGTACCGCTCGCCGACCTGGAGACCAAACTCGCCTACTCCGACGAGCGCAAGCTGGTCCGGAAGGCCAAAGAACTCTTCGCGCAGCAACAGCACACCGCCGAGGGAGCACCTGAGTGA
- a CDS encoding class I SAM-dependent methyltransferase gives MKKSDVLAEALTAYRDGDRAQAADLAERAGSTLGIELHRYLTEGGGGAVYDRPAAFTAFIRGGGNVKLYRQLSAMLARRYGSVGSLLDLGCGDGLAVVPALEQADRQPGRIDLVEPSSALLAETRKHLDGTRGLHTWEATAQEFLGRDDDQQWQLTQSTFALQSIPTGERTEVLRALRPRTSCLVLAEFDVPEYDEDSAEYLLSLVTRYERGIAEYGKEAPLVAQGFLLPVLLGLVEPGTGRTNWEQPATDWASQLKEAGFTGIRIEPLADYWWSPAVLITAS, from the coding sequence ATGAAGAAATCGGACGTCCTGGCCGAAGCGCTCACCGCGTACCGCGACGGTGACCGGGCCCAGGCAGCGGACCTCGCCGAGCGGGCCGGATCCACGCTCGGCATCGAACTGCACCGGTACCTGACCGAGGGTGGCGGTGGTGCCGTCTACGACCGGCCCGCCGCGTTCACCGCGTTCATCCGTGGCGGTGGCAACGTCAAGCTCTACCGGCAGCTCAGCGCCATGCTCGCCCGGCGCTACGGCAGCGTCGGTTCCCTGCTCGACCTCGGTTGCGGAGACGGTCTCGCCGTCGTCCCGGCGCTCGAACAGGCGGACCGGCAGCCCGGCCGGATCGATCTGGTCGAGCCGTCCAGCGCGCTGCTCGCGGAAACGCGCAAGCACCTCGACGGCACCCGTGGTCTGCACACGTGGGAGGCCACCGCGCAGGAGTTCCTCGGCCGCGACGACGACCAGCAGTGGCAGCTGACGCAGTCGACCTTCGCGCTCCAGTCGATCCCGACCGGGGAACGCACCGAGGTCCTGCGGGCACTCCGGCCCCGTACGTCGTGTCTGGTGCTGGCCGAATTCGACGTGCCCGAATACGACGAAGACTCCGCCGAGTACCTGCTTTCCCTGGTCACGCGCTACGAACGCGGGATCGCGGAGTACGGCAAGGAGGCGCCGCTGGTGGCGCAGGGGTTCCTGCTGCCGGTCCTGCTCGGCCTGGTCGAACCCGGGACGGGCCGGACGAACTGGGAACAGCCCGCCACCGATTGGGCTTCGCAGCTGAAGGAAGCGGGCTTCACCGGCATCCGGATCGAGCCGCTCGCGGACTACTGGTGGTCGCCCGCGGTGCTGATCACCGCGTCCTGA
- a CDS encoding CCA tRNA nucleotidyltransferase, which produces MQNAVTELMRISPLADELAKLFAKAGHSLYLVGGSVRDMMLRRLSSDLDFTTDARPDQVLKIVSAWGDAVWDVGIAFGTVGVTKQGMTLEITTFRADSYDRVGRNPEVTFGDSIEGDLLRRDFTVNAMAIDLANKTFVDPHGGLQALQDKVLDTPATPQESFADDPLRMLRAARFSAQLGFTAAPRVVDAMSSMAEEIDRITAERVQAELSKLLLADDPRPGIELLVDTRLADRVLPEVPGMRLAIDEHHQHKDVYQHSLTVLAQAIDLEKSHEPTSEPDLILRLAALLHDVGKPATREFQPGGGVSFHHHEVVGAKMARKRLRALKFSKEIVQDVSQLVFLHLRFHGYGKGEWTDSAVRRYVTDAGDLLPRLHKLVRADCTTRNRKKAAALQATYDDLERRIAAIQAQEDLDRVRPDLNGEEIMRILDLKPGPDVGKAWKHLKELRLDRGPLEHDEAVAELKKWAAENGIG; this is translated from the coding sequence ATGCAGAACGCTGTGACAGAGCTGATGCGCATCTCCCCGCTCGCGGACGAGCTCGCGAAGCTCTTCGCGAAGGCGGGGCACAGCCTGTACCTGGTCGGCGGCAGCGTCCGCGACATGATGCTGCGCAGGCTGTCGAGCGACCTCGACTTCACCACCGACGCCCGGCCGGACCAGGTGCTCAAGATCGTCAGCGCCTGGGGCGACGCGGTGTGGGACGTCGGCATCGCGTTCGGCACCGTCGGCGTGACCAAACAGGGCATGACCCTGGAGATCACCACGTTCCGCGCCGACAGCTACGACCGCGTCGGCCGCAATCCCGAGGTCACCTTCGGCGACAGCATCGAGGGCGACCTGCTGCGCCGCGACTTCACGGTCAACGCGATGGCGATCGACCTGGCGAACAAGACCTTCGTCGATCCGCACGGCGGCCTCCAGGCGCTGCAGGACAAGGTGCTCGACACGCCCGCCACCCCGCAGGAGTCCTTCGCCGACGACCCGCTGCGCATGCTGCGGGCCGCGCGGTTCTCCGCGCAGCTCGGGTTCACCGCGGCGCCGCGCGTGGTCGACGCGATGTCGTCGATGGCCGAGGAGATCGACCGGATCACCGCCGAGCGCGTCCAGGCCGAGCTGTCGAAGCTGCTGCTCGCGGACGATCCCCGTCCCGGGATCGAGCTGCTGGTGGACACCCGTCTCGCCGATCGCGTGCTCCCCGAGGTGCCGGGGATGCGGCTGGCGATCGACGAGCACCACCAGCACAAGGACGTCTACCAGCACTCGCTGACCGTGCTCGCGCAGGCGATCGACCTGGAGAAGTCGCACGAACCGACCTCCGAGCCGGATCTGATCCTGCGGCTCGCGGCGCTCCTGCACGACGTCGGCAAGCCCGCGACGCGCGAGTTCCAGCCCGGTGGCGGCGTGAGCTTCCACCACCACGAGGTCGTCGGCGCGAAGATGGCCCGCAAACGTTTGCGGGCGCTGAAGTTCTCGAAGGAGATCGTCCAGGACGTCAGCCAGCTCGTGTTCCTGCACCTGCGGTTCCACGGCTACGGCAAGGGCGAATGGACGGATTCGGCGGTGCGGCGCTACGTCACCGACGCCGGCGACCTGCTGCCCCGCCTGCACAAGCTGGTGCGCGCCGACTGCACCACGCGCAACCGCAAGAAGGCGGCCGCGCTGCAGGCGACCTACGACGACCTCGAGCGACGGATCGCCGCGATCCAGGCGCAGGAGGACCTCGACCGGGTCCGGCCGGACCTCAACGGCGAGGAGATCATGCGCATCCTCGACCTCAAGCCGGGGCCGGACGTCGGCAAGGCGTGGAAGCACCTGAAGGAACTGCGGCTCGACCGCGGCCCGCTGGAGCACGACGAGGCGGTGGCCGAATTGAAGAAGTGGGCCGCCGAGAACGGCATAGGCTGA
- a CDS encoding DUF6049 family protein yields the protein MKRLAATVLSILFLVFTALPVAVAQAQDQPRLRVDLDQLNPRVITTTSASLTVTGRVTNIGDRRISKLGVRLQLGTRLQNEQQIGDVLAGDKFKDLAATEFVDLEPDELEPGQSAALNLSVPLGQSSKLQFPRPGVYPLLVNVNGTPDFGGPERLAAVTLLMPVLGVPGKPPATRPPSAPSTSLLWPIANSTVHVVSSPLGGPLTLADERLAVELAAGGRLDSLVEAARAAEADTKVSSSLCLAIDPDLVATVDGMTRGYQVAGGAPGKGVETAKNWLGRLKALVAGRCVVTLPFADADLTALTKVRAGDATDTALLASALGGAGTIKNLLGIQPQDGVLWPGGALDSQTVEAIGKAGVKTLLTDSGKLQSGSPLSGGVSIEGTELRAQPIDALISSALNGSGSTQNGLGAIAFRAGLGGQPEGPSRSRLLIAPPRHWAASGTELTTFLERMGDFYTAGLIKPAPLPDLLGDSPSGTASVNYDPQDLTAATSGEVTAKMSQIDNETLGLSSAMTMDATKRVNPADVIAPVRFALIRAASTSWRGADAAIVTGNARGDLEAIRSQVTVERPKQTIALASGASPLPAYITNGLPVGINVRTVLKNNVGLRPTEAVPERTVPANGAINQLLPVEALRAGRFSVDVALTTPDGTPLGSDARFELTSTEYGAITIIITITAAGALLLLSSRRIYRRIKDSRADRTNETAPRVTEDAQV from the coding sequence GTGAAGCGGCTTGCCGCCACTGTCCTGTCGATCCTGTTCCTGGTCTTCACCGCGTTGCCCGTCGCGGTCGCGCAGGCCCAGGACCAGCCCCGGCTGCGCGTGGACCTCGACCAGCTGAACCCCCGCGTGATCACCACGACCTCGGCCTCGCTGACGGTCACCGGCCGCGTCACCAACATCGGCGACCGGCGGATCAGCAAGCTGGGCGTCCGGCTGCAGCTGGGCACCAGGCTGCAGAACGAACAGCAGATCGGCGACGTCCTCGCCGGTGACAAGTTCAAGGACCTCGCGGCGACGGAGTTCGTCGACCTCGAACCGGACGAGCTTGAGCCGGGGCAGAGCGCCGCGCTGAACCTGTCCGTGCCGCTCGGCCAGTCGTCGAAGCTGCAGTTCCCGAGGCCCGGCGTGTACCCGCTGCTGGTCAACGTCAACGGCACCCCGGACTTCGGCGGTCCGGAACGGCTGGCGGCGGTCACCCTGCTGATGCCGGTGCTCGGCGTCCCCGGCAAACCCCCCGCGACCCGTCCGCCTTCGGCACCGTCCACGAGCCTGCTGTGGCCGATCGCGAACAGCACCGTGCACGTCGTCTCGTCCCCGCTCGGCGGCCCGCTGACCCTGGCGGACGAACGGCTCGCCGTCGAACTGGCCGCCGGCGGACGGCTCGACTCGCTGGTCGAGGCGGCGCGGGCGGCCGAGGCCGACACGAAGGTCTCGTCGTCGTTGTGCCTGGCCATCGACCCCGACCTGGTCGCGACCGTCGACGGGATGACCCGCGGCTACCAGGTCGCGGGCGGCGCTCCCGGCAAGGGCGTCGAGACCGCGAAGAACTGGCTCGGCAGGCTGAAGGCACTGGTCGCGGGCCGGTGCGTGGTCACCCTCCCGTTCGCCGACGCCGACCTCACCGCGCTGACGAAGGTCCGCGCGGGCGACGCCACCGACACCGCGCTCCTGGCGAGCGCGCTGGGCGGCGCGGGGACGATCAAGAACCTGCTCGGCATCCAGCCGCAAGACGGCGTGCTCTGGCCAGGCGGCGCCCTCGACTCGCAGACCGTCGAAGCGATCGGCAAAGCCGGCGTCAAGACCTTGCTGACCGATTCGGGCAAGCTCCAGTCCGGCTCGCCGCTTTCGGGCGGGGTGTCGATCGAGGGAACGGAGCTGCGCGCGCAGCCGATCGACGCGCTGATCTCGTCCGCGCTGAACGGCTCGGGATCCACCCAGAACGGGCTCGGCGCCATCGCCTTCCGGGCGGGGCTCGGCGGCCAGCCCGAGGGGCCGTCGCGTTCGCGCCTGCTGATCGCGCCGCCGCGGCACTGGGCCGCGAGCGGCACCGAACTCACCACGTTCCTGGAGCGGATGGGCGACTTCTACACCGCCGGTCTGATCAAGCCGGCGCCGTTGCCCGATCTGCTCGGTGACAGCCCGTCCGGGACGGCGTCGGTCAACTACGACCCGCAGGATCTGACGGCCGCGACCAGCGGTGAGGTCACCGCGAAGATGTCCCAGATCGACAACGAGACGCTGGGCCTTTCGTCGGCGATGACGATGGATGCCACCAAACGAGTGAATCCGGCCGACGTGATCGCCCCGGTCCGGTTCGCCCTCATCCGGGCCGCGTCCACCTCGTGGCGTGGCGCGGACGCCGCGATCGTCACCGGCAACGCCCGCGGCGACCTCGAAGCGATCCGCAGCCAGGTCACCGTGGAGCGGCCGAAGCAGACGATCGCGCTGGCCTCCGGCGCGTCGCCCCTGCCCGCCTACATCACCAACGGCCTTCCGGTCGGCATCAACGTCCGCACCGTGCTCAAGAACAACGTGGGCCTGCGCCCCACCGAAGCGGTCCCGGAGCGCACCGTCCCGGCGAACGGCGCCATCAACCAGCTGCTCCCGGTGGAGGCGCTGCGAGCGGGCCGGTTCAGCGTCGACGTGGCGCTGACCACGCCCGACGGGACCCCGCTCGGTTCCGACGCGCGGTTCGAGCTGACCTCCACGGAGTACGGCGCGATCACCATCATCATCACCATCACCGCGGCGGGTGCGCTGCTGCTCCTGTCGTCCCGGCGGATCTACCGGAGGATCAAGGACTCACGGGCCGATCGGACGAACGAAACCGCCCCACGTGTGACCGAGGACGCACAGGTTTAA